The following are encoded together in the Ktedonobacterales bacterium genome:
- a CDS encoding MFS transporter has product MERPRRRRTRRRRPRGRIERILISSDFALLWLKQSVTALCDALFVVTLIIWLSDLTNSPLQVGLALVALGAPYALFGPFAEAATERWSRRRTMFVTDVVRGLLTFFLCATVLPVFTPRRALAVIYLLCFCIGLMSRFSLAAQRSAITAVVRPSEHPRGISRIQGSVAIMTIAGPILAAMLFLMLGPTPIPGLIVAGFLLLLSAGGAQAMDQQFTAKVRAVQARRRRRAADQDAEEEPDAEAAEEDEEESWTRSVLRSGIADSVKGIRLALRQRPFGTIASIVALIAFVGGTFNVLEVFFVSAYLGYPGAYLGLLVGANAAGVLLGSVWFRQLDAHVSPITTFIYTVLGMGLTTAGFISSRSLSIAILWAAAMGLTNGMALLAAQTALVETGERKYFSRLSVGYETLTALLGNVGILLGSVAALSISIGIILGVASGLVIFAGISAWLVLSGRAARFKYRRAAARNAEEPESDFEPMEEGAEGYEPGEGEPAEEEAADFDEAGEQEQEEEQPMYQPPSRQFGRRWANGASSQNGANYDEAEEPFYEEDGAQDDADQWAPAEPIEEPPAPRRSLRLRPWEQSGGPGRSR; this is encoded by the coding sequence ATGGAGAGACCCCGACGACGGAGAACCCGGCGACGACGCCCCAGAGGGCGAATAGAGCGCATACTGATTAGCTCTGATTTTGCCTTGCTCTGGTTAAAGCAGAGCGTGACCGCGCTCTGTGATGCGCTCTTTGTCGTCACGCTGATTATCTGGCTCAGTGACCTGACTAATTCGCCGCTCCAGGTGGGGCTGGCGCTGGTGGCGCTGGGCGCGCCTTACGCGCTCTTCGGGCCATTCGCCGAAGCCGCTACCGAACGCTGGAGCCGCCGCCGCACGATGTTTGTCACGGATGTGGTGCGCGGCCTGCTGACCTTCTTTCTCTGCGCGACGGTCCTGCCGGTCTTCACACCCAGGCGCGCCCTGGCGGTCATTTATCTGCTCTGTTTCTGCATCGGCCTGATGAGCCGTTTCTCGCTGGCCGCGCAGCGTTCGGCCATCACTGCTGTGGTTCGTCCCAGCGAACACCCGCGCGGCATCTCGCGCATCCAGGGCAGCGTCGCCATCATGACCATCGCTGGCCCCATCCTGGCCGCTATGCTCTTTCTGATGCTGGGGCCGACGCCTATCCCCGGCTTGATCGTGGCAGGCTTCCTGCTGCTGCTCTCTGCCGGTGGCGCGCAGGCGATGGATCAGCAATTCACGGCCAAGGTGCGCGCCGTTCAAGCCCGGCGCAGACGCCGCGCTGCCGATCAAGATGCAGAAGAGGAACCTGACGCAGAAGCCGCCGAGGAGGACGAAGAGGAATCGTGGACCCGCAGCGTGCTGCGCAGCGGCATCGCTGACAGCGTGAAGGGCATCCGGCTGGCGCTTCGACAGCGCCCCTTTGGGACCATTGCCAGCATTGTAGCCCTGATTGCTTTTGTTGGCGGCACCTTCAATGTGCTGGAAGTCTTCTTTGTCAGCGCGTACCTTGGCTACCCCGGCGCCTATCTTGGCCTGCTGGTGGGCGCCAATGCAGCCGGTGTCTTGCTGGGCAGCGTCTGGTTCAGGCAGCTTGACGCCCATGTATCGCCCATTACCACCTTCATCTACACGGTGCTGGGCATGGGCTTGACCACTGCTGGCTTCATCTCCAGCCGTTCCCTCAGCATCGCCATCCTCTGGGCTGCCGCGATGGGCCTCACCAACGGGATGGCTCTGCTTGCCGCGCAGACCGCGCTGGTCGAAACGGGCGAGCGCAAATATTTTTCCCGGCTCTCTGTCGGCTACGAAACGCTGACCGCACTGCTGGGGAATGTCGGTATCCTGCTGGGCAGCGTTGCCGCGCTTTCCATCTCCATTGGCATCATCCTGGGCGTTGCCAGCGGGCTGGTCATCTTCGCAGGAATATCCGCCTGGCTGGTTCTCTCAGGCCGGGCCGCCCGATTCAAGTACCGCAGGGCGGCTGCTCGGAACGCAGAAGAACCGGAGAGCGATTTTGAGCCGATGGAAGAGGGGGCCGAGGGCTACGAACCAGGAGAAGGTGAGCCTGCTGAAGAGGAGGCCGCCGATTTTGACGAAGCGGGCGAGCAGGAACAAGAAGAAGAACAGCCGATGTATCAGCCGCCCTCGCGGCAATTTGGTCGTCGCTGGGCGAACGGCGCGAGCAGCCAGAATGGCGCGAACTACGATGAGGCGGAAGAACCATTCTATGAGGAGGACGGAGCGCAGGACGACGCAGACCAGTGGGCGCCTGCCGAGCCGATAGAGGAGCCGCCCGCCCCGCGCCGCTCGCTGCGCCTGCGGCCCTGGGAACAATCCGGTGGCCCTGGCCGCAGCCGTTAG
- a CDS encoding transposase, which translates to MLLCKKVRLQVSDEDAAALEFMQGKCRGLYNWWVMRLRAGERWRCLDAKKTLAESRKYDPEIDQVYGKLLAEVYFRLDKAMQAFFKRVANGETPGFPRVRPRHTFFTLCYPAMYIKVVGNTVLLPTGGGRGKKDKPCPTIVAGLTEPSPAGYREVAISRDARGHYYASFVYPVQEAGQQPGQVAAFDLGIKTLATGVNEQGRFYHIGGFKGHQWYNQQLDKIRSRRDRCKKKSRRSIHLSQVYQRISEKKRNKQRDSLHKASHLIAHRLVERTVVIGDLSQRQMVTKEHEAKQRLKHRAIFNDWGLYGFVHMLQYKCVLAGKELVELDERDTSKTCSGCGAKQDMPLYKRTYRCETCGLVMDRDENSAVNILQRSLARLGPHTADAVRCVAGEPGGVAVTGAAQVAQVQESTRLNTF; encoded by the coding sequence ATGCTGCTCTGCAAAAAAGTCCGCCTCCAGGTGAGTGACGAGGATGCCGCTGCCTTGGAGTTCATGCAGGGCAAATGTCGCGGGCTGTACAACTGGTGGGTGATGCGCTTGCGCGCTGGAGAACGCTGGCGTTGCCTGGATGCCAAGAAGACGCTAGCTGAAAGCCGGAAGTACGACCCAGAAATCGATCAGGTGTATGGCAAACTGCTGGCAGAGGTCTATTTCCGGCTGGATAAGGCGATGCAAGCCTTTTTCAAGCGGGTCGCCAATGGCGAGACGCCTGGTTTCCCCCGCGTGCGCCCTCGCCATACGTTCTTTACCCTCTGCTATCCAGCCATGTACATCAAGGTAGTGGGTAATACAGTGCTGCTACCTACTGGAGGCGGGCGCGGCAAGAAGGACAAGCCCTGTCCAACGATTGTTGCAGGACTGACCGAACCCTCACCAGCAGGCTACCGGGAAGTGGCGATTAGCCGTGATGCCAGGGGCCACTACTACGCTTCTTTTGTCTATCCGGTCCAGGAAGCGGGCCAGCAACCGGGGCAAGTGGCCGCCTTCGATTTAGGCATCAAGACCCTGGCAACAGGCGTGAACGAGCAAGGGCGCTTCTACCACATCGGCGGCTTCAAGGGCCACCAGTGGTACAACCAGCAGCTTGATAAGATTCGCTCCAGGCGAGACCGCTGCAAAAAGAAGTCCCGTCGCTCTATCCACTTATCCCAGGTCTACCAGCGTATCTCGGAAAAGAAGCGCAACAAGCAGCGCGACTCTCTGCATAAGGCGTCCCATCTCATCGCTCACCGACTGGTTGAAAGAACTGTGGTGATTGGTGATCTTTCCCAGCGGCAGATGGTCACGAAAGAACACGAAGCAAAGCAGCGCCTCAAGCATCGGGCCATCTTCAACGATTGGGGCCTGTATGGCTTTGTACACATGCTTCAGTACAAATGTGTCCTGGCTGGGAAAGAACTGGTTGAGTTAGACGAACGCGATACAAGCAAGACCTGTAGCGGCTGTGGGGCGAAGCAAGACATGCCGCTCTACAAGCGCACGTATCGCTGTGAGACCTGCGGGCTGGTCATGGATCGTGACGAGAACAGCGCGGTCAATATCCTCCAGCGGTCTCTTGCCCGGCTAGGGCCACACACGGCTGACGCCGTGCGGTGTGTTGCAGGCGAGCCAGGCGGCGTAGCGGTCACGGGGGCCGCCCAAGTGGCTCAAGTGCAAGAATCAACACGTTTGAACACGTTTTGA
- the priA gene encoding primosomal protein N', which translates to MIAEVLVPDGAWSRRNRRSVFTYRVPPSLAALVQPGHLVAVRFGSRLTQGIVWSVAEGEPGDPAAAEASDQPETEEQPAALRDISKLLDAAPVLLPHQQALAEWVADYYCASLATSVLLMLPPRLGAGMRLAPARSAAESEAGAAENHLAGETSRALIDFVREKGIVDEAKVRQMLGTARAGTAIAELLEHRLVDLVPAHLRTQRARIVRLAASYDEAARWCEETRRQLDTLSPQRALSVRKQLAVIGLLLATSSRTPATGAPAKHWTLTEVRKVTKATQATFDALQRLGLLAIEDAEVARNPLEDRPAAPSAPLPLTAAQRQAVERIVAAKDASVFLLHGVTGSGKTEVYLQALAAVIARGQRGMVLVPEIALTPQAMARFAGRFPGRVAVLHSGLTHSERYDQWRRIRAGQVDVVVGSRSAVFAPLANPGLIVIDEEHEAAYKQEDRIPTYHAREVALALSRLTGASVVLGSATPSSESYYAAQSGRYALLELPTRVAQADGVISGLPTVTIVDLRAELRAGHTNVLSRALAGAISEALAAGQQAILFLNRRGMASYVLCRGCGYVVCCPRCDIPLTYHAAEHALLCHYCFRQEPPPRACPVCLSSDIRYYGHGTERVEDVVGRLFPRARLLRWDNDTARGRHGHERLLDAFANHQADILIGTQMIAKGLDFPAVTLVGVISADTALYLPDYRAAERAFQLLTQVAGRAGRGKTPGQVIFQTFTPQHFCIQAAAEQNYREFYEAEISARRQYGYPPFRRFVKFTYSHEDRYTCQVEATALYNTLTQLVTALDLRDTDLVGPAPAFMERLRERYRWQIIVRSPDLRPLLREVAPEELPRGWSVNIDPMSTL; encoded by the coding sequence ATGATTGCTGAGGTTTTAGTACCCGACGGCGCCTGGAGTAGACGCAATCGCCGCTCTGTCTTCACCTATCGCGTCCCCCCCTCGCTGGCCGCGCTGGTACAGCCGGGCCATCTGGTAGCCGTTCGGTTTGGCTCGCGGCTTACCCAGGGTATTGTCTGGAGCGTTGCGGAGGGTGAACCTGGCGATCCAGCGGCTGCGGAGGCGTCTGACCAGCCGGAAACTGAGGAGCAGCCTGCGGCCCTGCGCGATATAAGCAAGCTGCTGGATGCCGCGCCGGTCTTGCTGCCGCATCAGCAGGCGCTGGCGGAATGGGTCGCCGATTATTACTGCGCTTCGCTGGCTACCTCGGTCTTGCTGATGCTGCCGCCGCGTCTGGGCGCTGGGATGCGTCTGGCGCCGGCGCGCAGCGCGGCGGAAAGCGAGGCAGGGGCTGCCGAGAACCATCTGGCCGGAGAAACCTCGCGGGCGCTGATTGATTTCGTGCGCGAAAAAGGGATCGTGGATGAGGCGAAGGTGCGCCAGATGCTGGGGACCGCGCGCGCTGGAACCGCGATTGCCGAACTGCTGGAACATCGGCTGGTGGACCTCGTTCCGGCGCATCTGCGCACCCAGCGCGCGCGTATTGTGCGCCTGGCTGCCTCCTATGACGAGGCGGCCCGCTGGTGCGAAGAGACCCGGCGGCAGCTTGATACGCTTTCCCCGCAGCGGGCGCTCAGCGTTCGCAAGCAGCTTGCCGTCATCGGCTTGCTGCTGGCTACCTCATCCAGAACCCCCGCGACGGGCGCTCCGGCGAAACACTGGACACTGACCGAAGTGCGCAAGGTCACGAAAGCGACCCAGGCGACGTTCGACGCGCTGCAACGCCTGGGTTTGCTGGCGATTGAGGATGCCGAGGTGGCGCGCAACCCGTTGGAAGATCGGCCTGCCGCGCCCAGCGCGCCTTTGCCGCTGACCGCTGCTCAGCGGCAGGCGGTTGAGCGCATCGTGGCGGCGAAAGATGCGTCGGTCTTTCTGCTGCATGGCGTGACCGGCAGCGGCAAAACCGAAGTCTATTTGCAGGCGCTGGCGGCGGTCATTGCGCGTGGGCAGCGCGGCATGGTGCTGGTCCCTGAAATTGCGCTGACGCCCCAGGCCATGGCCCGCTTTGCCGGGCGCTTTCCTGGGCGCGTGGCAGTGCTGCACAGCGGCCTGACCCACAGCGAACGCTACGACCAATGGCGGCGGATTCGCGCCGGACAAGTTGATGTGGTCGTTGGCTCGCGCTCCGCTGTCTTTGCGCCGCTCGCCAATCCTGGGCTGATCGTAATTGATGAAGAACATGAGGCAGCCTATAAGCAAGAAGATCGCATCCCCACCTATCACGCCCGCGAGGTGGCGCTGGCATTGAGCCGCCTGACCGGCGCATCGGTGGTGCTGGGCAGCGCCACGCCCTCCAGCGAATCGTATTACGCGGCGCAGAGCGGGCGCTACGCATTGCTGGAACTGCCCACGCGCGTGGCGCAAGCCGATGGCGTCATCTCTGGCCTGCCGACAGTCACGATTGTTGATCTGCGCGCCGAATTGCGCGCCGGGCATACGAATGTGCTGAGCCGGGCGCTGGCAGGCGCAATTTCTGAGGCGCTGGCCGCCGGGCAGCAGGCGATCCTCTTTCTCAATCGCCGGGGCATGGCAAGCTATGTCCTCTGTCGCGGGTGCGGCTATGTCGTCTGCTGCCCGCGCTGCGATATTCCCCTGACCTATCACGCTGCCGAACATGCGTTGCTCTGCCACTACTGCTTTCGCCAGGAGCCGCCACCGCGCGCCTGCCCGGTCTGCCTGAGCAGCGACATCCGCTATTACGGTCACGGCACCGAGCGCGTCGAGGATGTCGTGGGGCGACTCTTCCCGCGCGCCCGCCTGCTGCGCTGGGACAACGATACAGCGCGCGGGCGACACGGCCACGAGCGGCTGCTGGATGCCTTTGCCAATCATCAGGCGGATATTCTGATTGGCACGCAGATGATTGCGAAGGGGCTGGATTTTCCGGCGGTGACGCTGGTGGGCGTGATCTCTGCCGATACCGCCCTCTATCTGCCCGACTATCGCGCCGCCGAGCGGGCGTTTCAACTGCTGACACAGGTGGCCGGGCGCGCCGGGCGCGGCAAGACGCCAGGGCAGGTGATCTTTCAGACGTTTACCCCCCAGCATTTCTGCATCCAGGCCGCTGCCGAGCAGAACTACCGCGAGTTTTACGAGGCAGAGATTTCGGCGCGCCGCCAATACGGGTATCCTCCCTTCCGGCGCTTTGTCAAGTTTACCTACAGCCACGAAGATCGGTACACCTGCCAGGTAGAGGCAACAGCCCTGTATAATACGCTGACCCAATTGGTCACGGCGCTTGACCTGCGCGATACCGATCTGGTTGGTCCCGCGCCTGCGTTTATGGAGCGCCTGCGCGAACGCTATCGCTGGCAGATCATTGTGCGCAGCCCGGACCTGCGCCCGCTCCTGCGCGAAGTAGCGCCGGAAGAACTGCCGCGCGGCTGGTCGGTGAACATTGACCCGATGAGTACGCTTTAG
- a CDS encoding DsbA family protein: METPSELPTIEVFSDLHCPWGYLAAFRLGQLQPEWSGSVRLAWRCLPLEVVDSRGTPKHTLDQEVPYLLQIEPDIPARPWRRAEWEYPVTLLPAFEALKCAEAQGDEAALAFNWAVRRAFFAESRCVSLRHILIDIAREAGLDLAAFVSDFDSGRYKHLVMEESDRGWNALKVAGSPTLVLPSGEQRPYPATPELLWDAEEHVIGIKPSDYPEGDPLDIYRAIIAEALA, from the coding sequence ATGGAGACGCCTTCTGAGCTACCAACCATAGAGGTTTTTTCTGATCTTCACTGTCCCTGGGGCTACCTGGCAGCGTTTCGATTGGGCCAGTTGCAGCCAGAATGGAGTGGGAGCGTGCGCCTGGCCTGGCGTTGTCTGCCGCTGGAAGTGGTTGATAGCCGGGGGACGCCCAAGCATACGCTCGATCAAGAAGTTCCCTATTTGCTGCAAATCGAGCCGGATATACCGGCGCGGCCCTGGCGGCGGGCGGAATGGGAGTATCCTGTGACGCTGCTGCCCGCGTTTGAGGCGCTCAAATGCGCCGAGGCGCAGGGGGATGAGGCCGCGCTGGCCTTTAACTGGGCGGTGCGCCGGGCCTTTTTCGCCGAAAGCCGCTGTGTCTCCCTGCGCCATATCTTGATTGATATTGCCCGCGAGGCCGGGCTGGACCTCGCCGCGTTCGTCAGCGACTTCGACAGCGGGCGCTATAAGCATCTGGTGATGGAAGAAAGTGACCGGGGCTGGAACGCGCTGAAGGTTGCGGGCAGCCCTACGCTGGTCCTGCCCTCTGGCGAGCAGCGGCCCTATCCCGCCACGCCCGAACTGCTTTGGGATGCTGAAGAGCATGTGATCGGCATCAAGCCCAGCGACTATCCCGAAGGCGATCCGCTGGACATCTACCGGGCTATTATTGCTGAGGCGCTGGCATAA
- a CDS encoding IS607 family transposase: protein MENTYSIGQFAQLTGRGVKTLQKWDRAGILKAHRTLTGRRYYTHDQYLEYRGLKAKGAGSTIAYARVSSQSQKPDLQNQVAALKDFCGRQGFKVDEWVEEVGSGLNYQRKQFHRLMEEIELGRVQRLIIAHKDRLVRFGFEWFAAFCERHGTDLIIVNGDTLSPEQELVQDLLSIVHVFSARLHGLRSYKKVIRDAALQKSPPPGE, encoded by the coding sequence ATGGAGAACACATATTCGATTGGACAATTTGCCCAGCTTACGGGGCGTGGGGTCAAGACCCTGCAAAAGTGGGACCGGGCAGGCATCCTCAAAGCACACCGGACCCTTACCGGGCGGCGCTACTATACCCACGATCAATACCTGGAGTATCGCGGGCTGAAAGCGAAGGGAGCAGGTAGCACTATCGCCTATGCGCGGGTATCGAGTCAGAGCCAAAAGCCGGATTTGCAGAATCAGGTGGCCGCGCTCAAAGACTTTTGTGGGCGGCAGGGCTTCAAGGTAGACGAGTGGGTAGAGGAAGTGGGCAGCGGTCTCAACTACCAGCGCAAGCAGTTTCACCGTCTCATGGAAGAGATTGAACTAGGGCGCGTGCAGCGGCTCATCATCGCGCACAAGGATAGGTTGGTCCGCTTTGGGTTTGAATGGTTTGCGGCGTTCTGTGAGCGACACGGGACGGACCTGATCATTGTGAACGGCGATACGCTCTCGCCAGAGCAAGAACTGGTGCAAGACCTGCTCTCGATTGTCCATGTATTCAGCGCCCGGCTGCATGGACTACGTTCGTACAAGAAGGTGATTCGTGATGCTGCTCTGCAAAAAAGTCCGCCTCCAGGTGAGTGA
- a CDS encoding transposase produces MYRKAFKYRLYPTPQQEHHLLFVLRRCRHLYNSALEQRKAFYQMRRASLGYTQQAAELTELKAAYPAYQDIYSQVLQDVLRRLDKAFAAFFRRIRNGETPGYPRFQGAGRYDSFTYPQAGFALAGNVLTLSKIGDLKVRLHRPLEGQVKTCTIKRDVTHWYVTFSCEVEEEPLPPCEDAVGIDLGVLHFATLSTGESIENPRHYRKGLKRIKRLQQAKDHKQRGSHRRKRAALALAKAHRTVRRQRQDFHHKAARFLVNRFGLLVMEDLPITNMSAAPDPKPDPDNEEQYLPNGASAKAGLNQSILDAGWGQFQQYCVAKAASAGRRVLFVNPSLTSQLCSGCGRVVQKALDERWHSCECGCSLDRDHNAALNILFRGQEVAHDSTGS; encoded by the coding sequence GTGTATAGGAAAGCATTCAAGTACCGGCTCTACCCGACGCCCCAGCAGGAGCACCACCTGCTCTTTGTGCTGCGCCGCTGCCGTCACTTGTACAACAGCGCCCTGGAACAGCGCAAGGCGTTCTACCAGATGCGCCGCGCGAGTTTGGGGTACACGCAACAGGCAGCAGAACTCACCGAACTCAAAGCAGCCTACCCCGCCTATCAAGACATCTATAGCCAGGTCTTGCAGGATGTCTTGCGCCGGCTCGACAAAGCCTTTGCCGCCTTCTTCCGGCGTATCAGAAACGGGGAGACGCCGGGCTATCCGCGATTCCAGGGAGCGGGCCGCTATGACAGCTTCACCTATCCCCAAGCGGGCTTTGCCCTGGCTGGCAATGTCCTGACGCTCTCCAAAATCGGCGACCTGAAAGTTCGCCTGCACCGTCCGTTGGAAGGCCAGGTGAAAACCTGCACGATTAAGCGAGACGTGACTCACTGGTATGTCACCTTCTCCTGCGAGGTGGAAGAGGAGCCATTGCCGCCCTGCGAGGATGCCGTAGGCATTGATCTGGGCGTACTGCATTTTGCCACGTTGTCCACTGGCGAGTCGATTGAAAACCCGCGTCACTACCGCAAGGGTCTCAAGCGCATCAAGCGCTTGCAACAGGCGAAGGACCACAAGCAGCGCGGTTCCCATCGGCGCAAGCGGGCGGCGCTCGCGCTCGCAAAAGCGCATCGCACGGTCCGGCGCCAGCGCCAGGACTTTCACCACAAAGCCGCTCGTTTTCTGGTGAATCGGTTCGGGCTGCTGGTCATGGAAGACTTGCCGATCACGAATATGAGCGCGGCGCCCGACCCCAAGCCGGACCCCGACAACGAGGAGCAGTACTTGCCCAATGGAGCCAGCGCCAAGGCTGGCCTGAATCAATCTATTCTGGATGCTGGCTGGGGACAGTTCCAACAGTATTGTGTCGCCAAGGCTGCAAGCGCCGGACGACGGGTGCTGTTCGTGAATCCCTCTCTGACGAGCCAGCTTTGCAGCGGCTGTGGTCGGGTCGTGCAAAAAGCGTTAGACGAGCGTTGGCATTCCTGTGAATGCGGCTGCTCGTTGGACCGCGACCACAACGCAGCGTTAAACATTTTGTTCCGAGGCCAGGAAGTGGCCCACGACTCTACGGGGTCGTAG
- a CDS encoding MBL fold metallo-hydrolase produces MSIAATTLVSSKHFRLEQVAEGVYAALATVDGGAVCNAGIIDLGDHLLIFDTFLTPQAAVDLQAAAERLVGRSVTYVINSHWHSDHTNGNMIFAPDTPILATARTRELMTTYGRQEIDEDRQRLGAALEALEARIAQEPDESRRSSLSAKLAADREYAAALPTLEIRLPTQTFEDRLVLRGTRRSAELLTFGGGHSQSDALLWLPEDRLAFLGDLLFVNLQPWLPGGNPEEWLDILRRVEALDIANAVPGHGLIGTLADCAALRDHIAALLDMTREAIRSGQSWDEFKQHASLTRYSAWGNRSFFRRNLKFVYKRLAGQV; encoded by the coding sequence ATGTCCATTGCCGCTACCACCCTGGTCAGCTCGAAGCATTTCCGTCTGGAGCAGGTGGCCGAGGGTGTCTACGCTGCGCTCGCTACCGTTGATGGCGGGGCCGTCTGCAACGCGGGCATTATTGACCTGGGCGATCATCTGCTCATCTTCGATACCTTCCTGACACCCCAGGCAGCGGTAGATTTGCAGGCGGCGGCAGAACGCCTGGTCGGGCGCTCCGTTACCTATGTCATTAACAGCCACTGGCACAGCGATCACACCAACGGCAATATGATCTTTGCGCCCGATACGCCGATTCTGGCTACCGCCAGAACGCGCGAATTGATGACAACCTATGGGAGGCAGGAGATTGACGAAGATCGGCAGCGCCTGGGCGCGGCTCTGGAGGCGCTGGAGGCCAGGATCGCCCAGGAGCCGGATGAATCAAGGCGCAGCAGCCTCAGCGCCAAACTGGCGGCAGACCGCGAATACGCGGCGGCCCTGCCCACACTTGAAATCCGCCTGCCCACACAGACCTTTGAGGATCGGCTGGTCTTGCGTGGCACGCGCCGCAGCGCCGAATTATTGACGTTTGGCGGTGGACACAGCCAGAGCGACGCGCTGCTCTGGCTGCCAGAAGATCGGCTGGCGTTTCTGGGCGATCTGCTCTTTGTGAATCTGCAACCCTGGCTGCCAGGCGGGAACCCGGAGGAATGGCTAGACATCCTGCGGCGCGTGGAAGCATTGGACATCGCAAACGCTGTGCCTGGTCACGGCCTGATTGGGACGCTGGCGGACTGCGCCGCGCTGCGCGATCATATTGCTGCCCTGCTGGATATGACCAGAGAAGCCATCCGCAGCGGCCAATCGTGGGACGAGTTCAAGCAGCACGCATCACTCACGCGCTATAGCGCCTGGGGCAATCGCAGCTTCTTCAGAAGAAATCTGAAGTTCGTCTACAAGCGCCTGGCCGGGCAGGTCTGA
- the prmC gene encoding peptide chain release factor N(5)-glutamine methyltransferase, producing MATIREALNSARARLRAAEISSPDLDAAVLLASVLEVDRAALYAHPERALPPEAQATYEAMIARRLQGEPVAYISGHKEFMGLDFLTDRRALIPRPETELLVEMALAEIRRRGEAAQTDQRPPPEALIGLRVADIGTGSGAIAIALAVHEPRLPLIYATDISAEALALAEENARRLGAASRLRLLQGDLLEPLPEPVDLLLANLPYIADNEQEILAPDVRDYEPHLALFGADDGLGPIRSLLASAPPLLKPGAVLLLEYGYNQRARLTDLIPSALPGAQIRFISDYAGWDRLVEIRVMPAPQQ from the coding sequence ATGGCAACCATTCGAGAGGCGCTGAACAGCGCGCGGGCGCGCCTGCGAGCAGCAGAGATCAGCAGCCCTGATCTGGACGCGGCGGTGCTGCTCGCGTCTGTGCTGGAGGTTGATCGGGCGGCGCTCTACGCCCACCCTGAGCGGGCGCTGCCGCCAGAAGCGCAGGCGACGTATGAGGCCATGATTGCGCGACGGCTTCAGGGGGAGCCGGTAGCCTACATCAGCGGCCACAAAGAGTTTATGGGCCTGGATTTTCTGACCGACCGCCGCGCCCTGATCCCGCGCCCGGAGACAGAACTGCTGGTAGAGATGGCGCTGGCCGAGATACGCCGCAGAGGGGAAGCAGCGCAGACCGATCAGCGCCCGCCGCCAGAGGCGCTGATCGGTCTGCGCGTGGCGGATATTGGTACGGGCAGTGGAGCGATTGCCATTGCGCTGGCGGTTCACGAGCCGCGCCTGCCCTTGATCTATGCGACGGACATTTCGGCGGAGGCGCTGGCGCTGGCCGAGGAGAATGCGCGGCGGCTGGGCGCGGCGTCGCGGCTGCGGCTGCTCCAGGGTGATTTGCTGGAGCCGTTGCCGGAGCCGGTGGACCTGCTGCTGGCGAATCTGCCCTATATTGCCGATAACGAGCAAGAGATTCTGGCTCCTGACGTGCGCGACTACGAGCCGCATCTGGCCCTCTTTGGCGCGGATGATGGCCTGGGGCCTATCCGCAGCCTCCTGGCGAGCGCGCCGCCGCTGCTGAAGCCGGGAGCGGTGCTGTTGCTGGAATACGGCTATAATCAGCGCGCCCGCCTGACCGACCTGATCCCATCGGCGCTGCCGGGCGCTCAGATACGCTTCATCAGCGATTACGCGGGCTGGGACCGATTGGTGGAGATTCGCGTTATGCCAGCGCCTCAGCAATAA
- a CDS encoding sigma-70 family RNA polymerase sigma factor has protein sequence MDHCLPPGPLSIGEFTALVDRHQGALVGFLRGLVANDEQALDLAQDVFYDAWLAARRGSAPFGRGDAPEAARRWLFRAAYHRGISALRRRRIIRWESLEFQQEQAPETFAVAATFEDALAEREAVRAALARLASQDVACLLLRVVQGFGIAEIGEIVGASTETIHKRLSRARKRLRHSYLAQEALPLPNAPSQKEPRSC, from the coding sequence ATGGATCATTGTTTACCGCCTGGACCACTCTCGATAGGAGAGTTTACGGCGCTGGTTGACAGGCATCAGGGAGCGTTAGTTGGCTTCCTGCGCGGCCTGGTTGCCAACGATGAGCAGGCGCTCGACCTGGCACAGGATGTGTTTTACGACGCCTGGCTGGCTGCGCGCCGTGGCTCCGCGCCCTTTGGCAGAGGAGACGCGCCAGAGGCGGCGCGGCGCTGGCTCTTTCGAGCGGCGTATCATCGCGGCATTTCGGCGCTGCGACGGCGGCGAATTATCCGTTGGGAATCGCTGGAGTTTCAGCAAGAACAGGCCCCTGAGACGTTTGCTGTCGCTGCCACGTTTGAGGATGCCCTTGCCGAGCGCGAAGCAGTGCGCGCCGCGCTCGCGCGCCTTGCGTCTCAGGATGTCGCCTGCCTGCTGCTCAGGGTGGTGCAGGGCTTTGGCATTGCCGAAATTGGCGAGATTGTCGGCGCTTCGACGGAAACGATTCACAAGCGGCTGTCGCGCGCCAGGAAGCGTCTGCGACACAGCTATCTTGCCCAGGAGGCGCTCCCGTTACCGAATGCTCCTTCCCAGAAGGAACCACGATCATGTTGA